One window of the Pseudomonas lurida genome contains the following:
- a CDS encoding ShlB/FhaC/HecB family hemolysin secretion/activation protein, with the protein MWRSVHRTRLCLLSAFFCLSTVGVGHAAPLQNTPGVTDLIRDRQDRLLEEQQRRLEELKDLPGKTAASAKPTAPADTRCFLIKTIELTGADALSEGERNSLLKPYIGQCLGVPQLNDLLKVITDHYLAKGLVTSRAYLPQQSLASGDLKVQVVEGRLEGMKGAEGSGITDRQLAMSFPGKPGDLLNLREIEQMVDQLNRLPSNQAQMELAPGREVGGSEVLVKNTPQKPWRVGLSRHNGGQRATGEQQWGVSLDWDNPLGLADQLSLRGGHDAVSDHQKTSRNSMLNYSLPFGWWNLNYSYSETEYRSLAQASDFNFKQSGDSQNHQLRLERVIHRDALSKTSLSTGLAYLRTNNFVEDSKLDLSSNRLSEAQFGINHGRRMGGSFLNIDLGMQDGIGAFDAQANHNPRPGQADARYRKYTATLSYLYPFKLLGESFSFSSLMTGQRSEDVLFSPQRMSLGGQSSIRGYKDQTLIGDSGGYWRNDLRWSRPVTWAWMQPVFSEYGTSLGYDQGVISHGRYNAEQHGRMSSNSVDLFARGQNVAATVTFAHSLERPGPITEREAPIYFRMDFFL; encoded by the coding sequence ATGTGGCGTTCGGTACATCGGACCAGGCTCTGCCTGCTGTCCGCTTTTTTTTGCCTGAGCACAGTTGGAGTGGGGCACGCAGCTCCTTTGCAGAACACGCCGGGCGTCACCGACCTGATCCGCGATCGTCAGGATCGCCTGCTCGAAGAGCAGCAGCGCCGCCTCGAAGAACTCAAGGATCTGCCCGGCAAAACCGCTGCCTCCGCCAAACCGACAGCCCCGGCAGACACCCGTTGTTTCCTGATCAAAACCATCGAACTCACCGGCGCTGACGCCCTCTCCGAAGGCGAGCGCAACAGCTTGCTCAAGCCTTACATTGGCCAGTGCCTGGGCGTACCTCAGCTCAATGATCTGCTCAAGGTCATCACCGACCACTACCTCGCCAAAGGCCTCGTCACCAGTCGTGCCTACCTGCCGCAACAAAGCCTCGCCAGCGGCGACCTCAAGGTGCAAGTGGTGGAAGGCCGTCTGGAAGGCATGAAGGGCGCGGAGGGCAGCGGCATCACCGACCGCCAACTCGCCATGAGCTTCCCAGGCAAACCGGGCGACCTGCTTAACCTGCGCGAAATCGAGCAAATGGTAGATCAGCTGAACCGTCTGCCCTCGAACCAGGCCCAGATGGAGTTGGCGCCCGGCAGAGAAGTGGGCGGCAGCGAAGTGCTGGTCAAAAACACCCCGCAGAAACCGTGGCGCGTCGGCCTGTCGCGCCACAACGGCGGCCAGCGCGCCACTGGCGAGCAGCAGTGGGGCGTCAGCCTGGATTGGGATAATCCACTCGGTCTGGCCGATCAATTGTCGCTGCGTGGCGGCCACGATGCGGTCAGTGACCACCAGAAAACCTCGCGCAACTCTATGCTCAACTACAGCCTGCCGTTCGGTTGGTGGAACCTCAATTACAGCTACAGCGAAACCGAATACCGCTCACTTGCTCAAGCCAGCGACTTCAATTTCAAGCAATCGGGCGATAGCCAGAACCATCAGTTACGCCTGGAACGGGTTATTCACCGTGACGCCCTGAGCAAAACCTCTTTGAGCACCGGCTTGGCGTATCTACGTACCAACAACTTCGTCGAAGACAGCAAGCTCGATCTGAGCAGCAACCGCCTCAGCGAGGCCCAGTTCGGCATCAACCATGGTCGACGTATGGGCGGTTCGTTCCTCAACATCGACCTGGGCATGCAGGACGGCATCGGTGCGTTCGACGCCCAGGCCAATCACAACCCACGCCCCGGCCAGGCCGATGCGCGCTACCGCAAATACACCGCGACCCTTAGCTACCTGTACCCGTTCAAGTTGTTAGGGGAGTCGTTCAGTTTCAGCAGCCTAATGACCGGCCAGCGCAGCGAAGACGTATTGTTCAGCCCACAACGAATGAGCCTGGGCGGGCAGTCGTCGATTCGCGGCTACAAAGATCAGACGCTGATTGGCGATAGCGGCGGCTATTGGCGCAACGACCTGCGCTGGAGTCGTCCGGTGACCTGGGCGTGGATGCAGCCAGTGTTCAGCGAGTACGGCACCAGCCTCGGCTACGACCAAGGCGTGATCAGTCACGGACGTTACAACGCCGAACAGCATGGGCGTATGAGCAGCAACTCGGTCGACCTGTTTGCGCGTGGCCAGAACGTCGCCGCCACGGTGACCTTTGCACACTCTTTGGAACGACCGGGGCCGATCACTGAACGTGAAGCGCCGATCTATTTCCGTATGGATTTCTTCCTTTAA
- a CDS encoding integrative conjugative element protein, RAQPRD family has translation MASSGFASAADDEHQQLSLMLRQLDYLGRLAASPDTFLIDPSARYTFDYPRFSADINLMRQGINEYLTPSRAQPRNPPKLTGHYTLPSASQP, from the coding sequence ATGGCCTCATCAGGCTTCGCCTCTGCTGCTGACGACGAACATCAACAACTATCCCTAATGCTTCGTCAGCTTGATTATTTAGGCCGCTTGGCTGCATCACCCGACACATTTTTGATCGATCCAAGTGCCCGGTATACATTCGACTACCCTCGCTTTTCCGCTGACATCAATCTGATGCGCCAAGGCATCAACGAGTACCTGACGCCATCTCGCGCTCAACCTCGTAACCCGCCCAAGTTGACCGGTCACTACACCCTGCCAAGCGCTTCTCAGCCATGA
- a CDS encoding TIGR03758 family integrating conjugative element protein — MSMSQPQLIAFRALGGFTPQQSTTLFIGLVLASALVFAAWALGSGYRGWATGQISQAKFVGLTLKVTLIYILLTFLLLH; from the coding sequence ATGAGCATGAGCCAACCGCAGCTCATCGCGTTTCGGGCTTTAGGTGGGTTCACACCACAGCAAAGCACCACGCTTTTCATCGGTTTGGTCCTGGCCAGTGCCTTGGTCTTCGCTGCCTGGGCGCTCGGTAGCGGCTATCGCGGTTGGGCCACCGGCCAGATTTCACAGGCGAAGTTCGTAGGCCTGACGCTGAAGGTAACCCTAATCTACATCCTGCTCACGTTCCTGTTGCTGCACTGA
- a CDS encoding TIGR03750 family conjugal transfer protein has product MKRDLDQQLPDGTLRFIPTRLNRQPIIVLGLTADEMWITVAASAVLGTAIGVAAAVLFESIALGPTMMMLCIALGLLIGGKLLRRHKRGKPETWLYRHLQCSIAKRFPLLTAWTGGSDIVVRSGLWSTRRSRHP; this is encoded by the coding sequence ATGAAAAGGGATTTAGATCAGCAGTTACCTGACGGCACCTTGCGCTTCATACCCACGCGGCTTAACCGCCAGCCCATCATTGTCCTGGGCCTTACCGCTGACGAGATGTGGATCACTGTCGCCGCGTCAGCAGTGCTGGGCACTGCGATCGGCGTTGCAGCAGCGGTGCTCTTCGAGAGCATCGCCTTAGGTCCCACGATGATGATGCTATGCATCGCCCTGGGTCTGCTAATCGGTGGAAAACTGCTGCGCCGTCACAAGCGCGGCAAACCCGAGACGTGGCTCTATAGGCACCTGCAGTGCTCCATCGCCAAGCGTTTCCCGTTACTCACTGCTTGGACTGGCGGTTCGGATATCGTGGTGCGCTCAGGCCTTTGGAGCACTCGCCGGAGCCGTCATCCATGA
- a CDS encoding TIGR03745 family integrating conjugative element membrane protein, whose product MICSAVLSAGTHAALPQMEAPSRGEGNGIIQTLQNHGFDIVGLIALAIAAAAFCGVAYHAYGSYSEVQSGKKTWGQFGLTCGVGALLLVIIIWLLTKGTGVL is encoded by the coding sequence ATGATCTGCTCCGCTGTTCTATCGGCCGGTACTCACGCGGCGCTTCCTCAAATGGAGGCACCCAGCCGAGGTGAAGGTAACGGCATCATCCAAACCCTGCAGAACCACGGTTTCGACATCGTAGGCCTTATCGCCCTCGCCATCGCCGCCGCAGCCTTTTGCGGTGTTGCGTATCACGCCTATGGGTCCTACTCCGAAGTGCAGAGCGGCAAGAAAACCTGGGGGCAATTCGGGCTGACTTGCGGTGTAGGTGCCCTGCTTTTGGTGATCATCATCTGGCTGCTGACCAAAGGCACAGGCGTGCTGTGA